The window AAGCCCCCGAAGATGTGCCGCCGATCGAAGAAGCCCGCGCGGCGCTGAACATCAAACGGGATCCGACGGTCGCCGAGCTTTTGAAACAACACGTCTCAAAGGCCGTTTGCAATGCCTGCCACAAGGAGATCGATCCGCTCGGGCTGGGACTGGAAAACTTCGCGCAGACCGGCGAGTGGCGCACGCATTATCCCGATAAGGCGCCGGTCGTTTCCTCCGGCATCATGCCCAACGGCAAGGCGTTTCAAACGCCACGCGAAATGAAGGCATTGTTGCTGGAGCTGTATGGGGAGGACATCGCCAACAACTTTGCGCGGCAACTCTTTGCTTACGCGCTTGGTCGAGGGCTGGAGCCGTACGATCGCGTATCGCTCGATCAAATCGTCAGCGCATCAAAGAAAGACGGGTACAAGACCAGCACGATTATCGAACAGATCGTGTTATCGAACCAGTTTCGCAACCGGCAGGATCCCTAAAACAACGCCTCGATGGGGCGGCCTTCACTGGCCGGAATGGTGAAGCCGTCGGGAGAGAGGCGTGAGGCGGGGTTGATGCCGAGCGCGGTGAAGAGAGTGGCGGTGAAATCAGGCAGGGTGACCGGATTGGTTTTTACGTAACCGGCCTGCTTGTCGGACTCACCATACACCGCGCCACCCCGAATGCCTGCGCCCGCGAGCATGGCGGAGTAGCAGGCCGGCCAGTGGTTGCGACCGATGCGCTTGGCGCCCTTGCTGATCTTGGGAGCTCGGCCAAACTCGCCCACCAGCACAACCAGCGTGGTGTCGAGCAGGCCGCGTTCGTGTAGATCTTCCAGTAGCGTCGCGACGGCCTGATCCGTGCGAGGTAGGGCGAAGGGAAGACCGTTCCAGCCGTTCTCAAAAATACCGACGTCGGCATTGCCGTGCATGTCCCACGTTTCCACGCTCACAAATTTCTCGCCGCGCCCAAGTCCGGTCCAGCCGGCGACATTGACCAGTCGCGTGCCGGCCTCGATGAGGCGGCGGGCGAGCAGTAGATGTTGACCGAGCGGATTACGTCCGTACCGATCGCGGACACGGTCCGGTTCACGATCAAGGTTGAAGGCATTTTTGGCGGAGCGGCCGTTGAGAAGGTCGATAGAGCGTTGTTGATGGGTATCGAAAGCATCGAACTCGGCAGTGTTGCCCACGGGCGAAAGATTCTGGGTAGCTTCGAGTAGGCGGCGACGATCGGCGAGTTGGGTGGGTGTGATGTTTTCTGGGGAATCGAATGCGCGCACGCGATAGCCGGGTGTGGCGGGATTGTCATCGTGCTTCTGGCCGAGCAGCATCGGGGCGTAGGCCATGCCGAGGTGGCCGCCTGTCAGATACGTATGATCGGGAGGCGCGGCGCCCCCGCCAAATTTCTGGAGCCATACATGATCCGGAATGGCTTTTTGAGAGGGGCGCAGCTTGGCGACCATCGCCCCAAAACAGGGATCGTCTGCCGCAGGGTTTTCGCGTCCGGCCAGGAGCATCGAGTTGGCGAGCTTGTGCTCGGCCACCTTGTGCGTCATGGAGCGGATGACGGCGTACTGCTCCGAAAGCTTGGCAAGGCGCGGCATCAGTTCGCAAATCTGGAAGCCCGGCGTGGCGGTCTTGATGGGCCGGTACGGTCCGCGAATTTCCTGAGGCGCCTCGGGTTTCATGTCCCAAGAATCCAGCTGGCTGAGCCCGCCGTATTGGTGAATGAAAATGCAGGACTTCGCTGACTTGCCTGTGTCCTCCGCCCGAAGCAACGCTGGCAGTGCCAACCCCAGCGTTCCAATGCCGCCTGTCTGCAACAGGCGCCGTCGGGAAATGGAGCTGTTCAATCCGCGAGTCATGCGTGCTTGATTGGACTCTGGTGTCTTCTTGAAATTCAGTAAATGGCCAAATGCATTCAGGGGTTTTCAACGCGATACAAATGGCCTCCAGTGCGGATGATGAAAGCGTTTCCATCGACCGCAGGGGAGGCAAGGAGCGGCTGCGGTTTGAGGGCGTTGGTGGTGATGATCTCAAACTTGCGGCCGGGACGCAGGATGGTGGCCATGCCGGTTTCGTTGAAGAGATAGATTCGGCCTTTGGCATAAATTGGGGACGCGGAGTAGGCGCCCTTGAGGCGTTCCTTCCAAACCTCCTTACCAGTCTTGGCCTCGAGACAGGTGGCGATGCCGCCGCGGTTCACAAAGTAGAGCAGGTCGTCCACCAGCAACGGCGAGCTGCGTTCGGGCATGCCGCGTTTCTCACGCCACGCGATATGGGTGTCGGTGATGTCGCCGTTACCATCGGGGCGAATGGCCCACAGTTCAGGCGTGTCGCGATCAATGGTGGCAAAGATAAGGCCGTGCCCGGAGATCGGCCGGGGCGCTACGGACCAGCCGCGATGGCGCATGTGCCACAGCTCCTTGCCGGTCTTCGGGTCGTACGCATACAGGCCACGGCCGGCAGGGCTGACGAGCTGCTGCCCTTTACCGCGTGGCACCAGCATGGGCATTGAGTAGGCCTTGCGATGGTGCACGGGAAACTTGCTGTAATTGAGCGAGCGCGGCGTTTTCCAGACCGTCTTGCCCGTGGCCGTGTCGAGCGCGACGATGTACTGCACATCGCGGCCGTCCACATGCACGATCATCGTGTTGCCGAAGAGCATCGGCGAACTGGCCGGCCCGGCGCCTTTCTCGTGGTCGCAATTCAAATCGCGCCGCGTCCAGAGCACCTTGCCCGTGGCGGTCTCCACACACGCCGTGCCGTAGGTGCCGAAGTGCAGGAACACGCGGCCCTTTTCAATCACCGGCGAGGGCGAGGCGTAGGTGTTCTCCGGTGTGATCGCCTGTGGATCGGCGACATCGAAGAGGTGCAGGTCATAAATGATTTTGCCGGTATCCTTGTCCACGCACACCCCAAAAAGCTTGCGGCCATCGGCCGTGGCGGTGGTGAGCCACACCTGCTTTCCCCAAATCACCGGCGAAGAAAATCCGCGATCATGGATCGCCGTCTTCCACTCCACATTTTTCGTCTCGGACCAATTCAATGGCAACGCCGCCTGCTTCGCATGCCCGTCTCCGTG is drawn from Limisphaerales bacterium and contains these coding sequences:
- a CDS encoding PQQ-like beta-propeller repeat protein; amino-acid sequence: MRAITFLYGALCAGTLVAADSWWQFRGPHGDGHAKQAALPLNWSETKNVEWKTAIHDRGFSSPVIWGKQVWLTTATADGRKLFGVCVDKDTGKIIYDLHLFDVADPQAITPENTYASPSPVIEKGRVFLHFGTYGTACVETATGKVLWTRRDLNCDHEKGAGPASSPMLFGNTMIVHVDGRDVQYIVALDTATGKTVWKTPRSLNYSKFPVHHRKAYSMPMLVPRGKGQQLVSPAGRGLYAYDPKTGKELWHMRHRGWSVAPRPISGHGLIFATIDRDTPELWAIRPDGNGDITDTHIAWREKRGMPERSSPLLVDDLLYFVNRGGIATCLEAKTGKEVWKERLKGAYSASPIYAKGRIYLFNETGMATILRPGRKFEIITTNALKPQPLLASPAVDGNAFIIRTGGHLYRVENP
- a CDS encoding DUF1501 domain-containing protein; translated protein: MTRGLNSSISRRRLLQTGGIGTLGLALPALLRAEDTGKSAKSCIFIHQYGGLSQLDSWDMKPEAPQEIRGPYRPIKTATPGFQICELMPRLAKLSEQYAVIRSMTHKVAEHKLANSMLLAGRENPAADDPCFGAMVAKLRPSQKAIPDHVWLQKFGGGAAPPDHTYLTGGHLGMAYAPMLLGQKHDDNPATPGYRVRAFDSPENITPTQLADRRRLLEATQNLSPVGNTAEFDAFDTHQQRSIDLLNGRSAKNAFNLDREPDRVRDRYGRNPLGQHLLLARRLIEAGTRLVNVAGWTGLGRGEKFVSVETWDMHGNADVGIFENGWNGLPFALPRTDQAVATLLEDLHERGLLDTTLVVLVGEFGRAPKISKGAKRIGRNHWPACYSAMLAGAGIRGGAVYGESDKQAGYVKTNPVTLPDFTATLFTALGINPASRLSPDGFTIPASEGRPIEALF